DNA from Lujinxingia litoralis:
CTCGATCCATGACACCGCCGCCGCCTCGCCCAAAGCCCATGATCTCCGCGTCGATCTCCACCGGCATTCCGGTCCGTGGCGAGAGGGTCGGCTGGCCGCCGATGGCCTGGCGTTCGCAGATCCCGATCTCGGGCTGCGCCTTGGCTTTGGTCACGTAGCAGGAGCCGTCGGGGCGACACGCCACCCCCGGGTGGGAAGACACCGTGGGCGGCTGGCCGCACTGGCTAAAGCGCAGCTTGCCCTGACGCATCAGGCGATACTGCTCAAAGTTCGGCGGGGTGGCGGGGATCGCACTCAGGTAGGCCACCGTCGCACTGGCCAGGGGCAGCGCGCCGACCAGCCGCTGCACCTCCCGGGGGTTCTCCCGGTCGGAGATATCGAGCACCACCAGGTCGCGGGCGCCGCCCACTTCCCCGGCGTCTTCGATCACCGCGTGGTTGGCGTCGAGCACAAAGAAGTCTTTGCTCCCGCTGTGCCCCGAGCTGCCTTCGACCTCGTAGGCATAACGCTGGGCGATGCTCAACGAGACCAGCCCCTCTTCTTCGGTGGTCAGGAAAAGGCGCTTGTTCTGACGATCGACAAAGATGCGCTCGAACTGCCCGCGCACCCGGGCCGGCTCGGCCGAGACGTTGGGCGCGAGCGCCGCCACCTGGGCCGCACTCAGCTCGATCGGACGGTCCTCAAAACTCACCGGGTTGCGCCGCACATAGCGGGCGGCCTCGGGCGTGTCGCGCAGGTCATGGCCCCGCGCTACCAGCCAGGCCTGATACTGAGCTTCCAGCTGGGGAACGTGCTGCGGATGGGCTCCCAACCACTCGGCAGCCAGCGGCTGCACGCAGCTGTAGTACTCCTCAAAAGCCACCTGCACCGAGCGCGCCGCCTCGGTGGGCACCTCGCAGATAAATTGCGCCTGGGCCGGGGGCGCGGGCGGTACCGGCATTGGCATCGGCCGGGTCGGCGCCACGGGCGTGGGCGGCGGGGTCGGGCGAGGCGGCCGACGGGCTTCCACCGGGCTGACCAGGAGCAGGCAAAGTGCCATGGCGCCGCTGGCCGCCAGGCCCAGCGCGGCGCCACGGGCGCGGACTCGTCGATGAAGAGCAGGGGAAAACGTCATGAGCAACCTCGTTGGATAAGCGCCGAAATCAGACGCGGGATGAGCAACACCCCTTTCAACGGAGGTGGTCAGCGTTGGATCTAAAGTTTTTAAAAAACAAAGGCCCGACCGCTTAAAGGCGGTCGGGCCCTGGGCCGGGTCCCTGGAAGGAACCCGCGCATATCTCCTGCTGGACGCGGTGGCCTCAGCGTTGCGGCGTGCTCGCCGAGCCATACCAACGCTTGCCTTCGCCGAAGCTGGTGATCAGCTCGGCCTGGCCCGTGGACGAGTTGAGCTCCAGAAGATCGCCAGAGCTGGTGATGCCAAAGAGCTTGCCCCAGCCGGCGGTCAGCCCGTAGACCCCGCGGTAGAGGTTGCCGCTGGCGTCGCTGGTCGGTCCCAGATTGGTGGCCGCCCCGGTGCTGCGGTCGATCTCGATGAGGTGATCGATGCCTTCCTCATGCTTGGAGGTCATGTAGAAGGTGTTCTGCTTGTTCACCACGCAATCCCCGCTGGAGTAGTACTCGGTGTCGCCGGTGACCGTGATCTGCTCGGGATAGAGCCGCAGGTTACGGAACTCCCGCTCATCAAAGCCATGCTCCTGGATGATGGCCTCGACCTCCGCCAGATCAAACTTCAAGAAGTGGTTCTCGGCGGTGACATAGGCCGTGCCAAAGCCGTCGATGGCCAACCCGTTGGCGTCGCCCACATCGCCCAGCCAGGCCACTTTGATCCAGACGTTCTCCGCATCATAAAATGCGTAAAGATCGTTGCGGGTCACCCCGAAGAGTACGCCCATCGGGTGCGTGTCGATGTCGAGCAGACGCACCAGCTCCATGTCCCAGTCGACCAGGTCCGATTCGCGGTTGGCCGTGCCTTCAAAGGGATTGATCGAGTAGAGACCATCATTGGTATGAGCGTAGAAGGTGCAGCTCACACCTTCATCGATCAGGGTGTTGCAGTTGTTGTCTTTGCCGTCGCAGATTTCCGGCGCGCCCGGGTAGGTGTTGTGATCGTTGTCGTCGCAATCCATCCCACCACAGGCGTAGCTGAGCTCACCGTCGTTGTCGGAGTCGCAGCTCGGGTCAAAGGTGTCTTCATCTTCCACGTCCGGCTCGGGATCTTCGACGTCCTGCCGATCCACGTCTGCATCGTCCCCGACGTCGTTTTCATCGATCGTGGTGCGCGGCACACACGCATTGGCCTGCTGATCGAGCAGCTCGTCGGCGCCGCACTGAAGTACCTCGCTAGAGGTGCTGTCGGAGCCGCAGGCGGCCAGCAACGAGATGGTTAGGAGCAGGAGGGCGAAGATGGGGGCCAGGGGGGCTCGCTTCATCGGTGGGGCCTCAGAGTGGTGTACGTCGCGACCGGAAAATGGCCGGGGGCTCTGAGCGCGGAAGCTAGCAGGTGATGTAGGGAAATGAAAGCGTTGGCGCGATTTTGTCTGCAGGCGTCACGTCATTGTCACAGCCTTCGGGAGGCCCCGGGGGCTCGGCTCGCCAGGAGGTCCTTCCTTTCGACCTTGTCTGCGCTTGGCTCACGGTGGCAGGCGCTCCCCCAAAAGTACCATGGCGCGCGCGGAGGATGGTCGATACCTGCCTCCCCGGACACGCTCGCCGGGGCACCAGGCAAGTGGGCGAAATGCGCCCCGAGAGCGGGCTACGAGAGTGCAGTCTCGGTGTTTAGGTTTGGGGTCTGGAATGGGTCGCTTCGCGGGCTCTCCTGGTGCTCACCGAACACGCTCATCTCCGGGCCACGCAGGGCCCTGAGACCCTGGCCGCCTTACGCGCTGCGGTCACTGATACGGCGCAAGGCGCGGAGAACTCGTACCAACGATCGTCTTTATGGGGGGCGTCACCCGGTGAGACAGGCTTCGGGGGGCGTCGTGTTTCCGCCTTCGTGCGCGGGCGTGCCGCGCTACCATTGAGGATGGAGATCGCATGGGTGTCTGTCTGGATCGTCTCGCTATGTGCTGCCGACAGGGCGCCGCCCTGGCCTGCCTCGCCATGCTGGTGGTGGCCTGCTCGGCAACGTCAACCTCCTCACAGGCTGCCCCGGCTCCCGAGGTGGAGCTATCGGAGGGGCTACACGGGCCTGTGGAGCGTCGAGCCCTCGGGCACGGCCCCACTCCCGACGAGGCGCCCGGCCAGCAGGCCCCTCAGCCTCCATCAAATCCCCGGCACTCCCCCCGGCCCATCGCCTACGAAGTGGCCATCCCCATGGAGGCCCAACGCCTCTTCGAGGCCACCTGGTATAACGAAAGCCCCGATCTCACCCGCGCTAAAGCACAGTACGGTGACTTCGCGCGCCTGGCCTTCGATGTGATTTTCGGCCCCATCGGCCCCTACAACGAGGCGCTCCTCTACATCTTTGAACCCGAACGCTCCGAGGGCTTTCGTACCTTCATCCTCGGCCAGGGGCCCCGCGGCTGGGAAGGGCATTACGTGGCGCGCCTGGGCCCCTGGCCCTCCTCCGAAATGCTGGCCGTCATCTTCGAAAAGGTCGGAGAAGCGCACCTGCCCGCCCCCATCCTCACCGCCACCTACCTCCATGACGACGTGCCCGAACGTCGCTCCCCGGAATTTCCCTACACCAGCGTGGTGGTCTGGGACGGTGCTTCCTTTGTGATCGATGAGGCCCTGGAGGCGCGCCTGCGCGGACGCTACGAAGCCGGGCCCATCCGAGAAGGACTTCGAGATACACCCGCAGACTAACCCTGCTCGCCAGATGCCAGACCCAGGTGCCCGGCCCGGCGACGGGCTCGCAGGCCGCCACTGTTTCGATACCAACTCCGGGGGAACCCATGCTCCGAGCGGCACACCGCGCTCTTATCTTTGTCTTCGTATTCCTGATTCCCGGGGCCGCGCTGGCTCAGTCCCATCACGACAGGTCGCCGCCCCCCGGCGCTTCCTCCCAACATGGGGAGCAGGGCGCGGCAGATCACGACATGCTGATGCTGGATCTGCCCGGGGGATGGCAGCTGATGGGCATGGCGCAGATCTTCGGCGTCGTGACCACCCTGGCCCCCTTTCAACGCGAGCTTCCCCTGGCCGAAACCCGGTGGGCCCTCCCGCAGTCGGCCGCCATGATCAACCTGGAGAGCCCGACCTCGACGTTTGCCCTGCGATTTACCCCGAACTTCGAGGGGCTCACCCTCCCTCAGGGGGAGCTGACCCCGGGCGGCTGGGGGGAGGGCTACATCGACGCTCGCCATCCTCATACCCTGATCCACGAACTGATGCTCAGCTGGAACCTCTGGGACCTCGGACCCGCAGCCCTCTCCCTCTCCGCCGGCAAGGGCTTCGCACCCTACGGAACCGATGACCCGATGGCTCGCCCCGTCCTGAAATACCCGACCAACCACCACCTCTCTCAGATCCTGGAGCGATGGACGCTCAACGCCATCCTTCTGTGGGGGGGCTGGGGCGTGGAGGCCGGCCTCTTCGGGGGGGCCGAACCCGAAGGCCCCTATGACCTCTCCAACATCACCAGCTTTGGTGACTCCTGGTCGGCGCGCCTCTCCCGACGCTTCGGCCCCGGCTTCGGTCCGGCGGCTCGCTGGGAAGCCTCACTCTCTTATGCCCGCGTCCAGGGCGTCGACGGTGCGGAGGCCGGAATCACTGCCCTCTATAACGGAGCCCTGCGCTACGATCGCTCCCGTGACTCCGGGGGCCTCTACGCCCTGGTCGAGGCCTCGTTGAGCCAGCCCGAATCCAATGAGGGCTTCTTCTCGATCCTGGGCGAAGTCCAGCCTCGCTTCGACCGCCACCTCCCCTATTACCGCCTGGAGTTTGCCACCCGGCCCGAATTCGCTCGGGAGGGCCCCGTCGGTAGTCAGGATTTTTTCCGCTACGACCATCATGCCCCCGACATCGGGGCCACCCGCTGGCTCATCAACACCCTGGGCTACGGCCTTACCCTGAGCAGACTCCCCCTCAGCGTGCGCGCCTTTGCCGAAGTACAACACGCCTACGTCAGCGAAGCCCGCGGTGACATCCTCCCCGAAGAACTTCTGGGAACCAACGCGTTCTGGAGTGCCTCGCTCGGTCTGCGCCTCTACTTCGGCGGTGGGCCCATGCGGATGGGGTCCTACGGCATCCTCGATCCGATGAGCGCTGCCCATCGCTCCATGAATGCGATGCACGAACACAGGAACTAAAAGGGGGCCGCGGCCCCGAACGCTCCGACTCAGCGAGTGGCCGAGAGCTTGCCCCGACGCTCCCCGGTGAGCAGCGCCAGAAGATCACCTTCGATGGTGCCCGGGGGACGCTCGATCACTCGGCCCACCTCTTCACCATCGCGATAGACGATGAAGGTCGGTACCGCGATGATGTCCAGCCCCGCCAGATCCACATCGCCACCACCTAACTTGCGATCCACCCCCACGTACTCCACGCCAAAGGGCACCTGTGGTGCCAACTCAAGCGCCTCCCAGAAGCGGGTCACCTCCCGGACGCTGTCCGAACACCACGTCCCCAGCACC
Protein-coding regions in this window:
- a CDS encoding putative metal-binding motif-containing protein, which encodes MKRAPLAPIFALLLLTISLLAACGSDSTSSEVLQCGADELLDQQANACVPRTTIDENDVGDDADVDRQDVEDPEPDVEDEDTFDPSCDSDNDGELSYACGGMDCDDNDHNTYPGAPEICDGKDNNCNTLIDEGVSCTFYAHTNDGLYSINPFEGTANRESDLVDWDMELVRLLDIDTHPMGVLFGVTRNDLYAFYDAENVWIKVAWLGDVGDANGLAIDGFGTAYVTAENHFLKFDLAEVEAIIQEHGFDEREFRNLRLYPEQITVTGDTEYYSSGDCVVNKQNTFYMTSKHEEGIDHLIEIDRSTGAATNLGPTSDASGNLYRGVYGLTAGWGKLFGITSSGDLLELNSSTGQAELITSFGEGKRWYGSASTPQR